DNA from Thiomicrorhabdus sp. Kp2:
GCAAGTGAGATATTGAGCTAACGTACCCTTTCCTACGCCACTTGGGCCATCAATTGTAATTACGGGAGTATTTTGCATTTAAGCTTCCTCAGCTGCTGTAACAGACATTCCCACTTCATTAATTAATGAAAGAAATGTTGGAAAAGAAGTATTTACGTTTGCACAATCATCAATCACAATTTCTGAGACAGCATTAATGCCAGCGATAGTCATCGCCATAGAAATACGGTGATCGTGATGGCTTTGAATTTCAGCACTTTGAACAGACTGCACACCACCGTTAATAATCATTCCATCAGGCGTTGGTAAAGCATCAATACCCACCGCTACAAGTGCATCAGCCATAACTTGAATACGGTCAGATTCTTTAACACGAAGTTCTTCTGCACCAGTTAATACCGTTTGCCCTTGAGCCGTTGAGGCAACCACAAACAATACTGGAAACTCATCAATAGCCAAAGCAACTAACTCTTCTGGAATCTCAATACCTTTTAATGGTGCGTATTGAATATGTATATCCGCTACAGGCTCACCACCTACTTCATGGTGGTTTTCTAGCGTAATATTGGCACCCATCAACTTAAGAATATCAACAACACCAACACGAGTTGGATTCATACCAACGTGCTCAATCACCAAATCAGAATCTTTAGAAACTGCTGCTGCGGCCATAAAAAATGCAGCCGAAGAGATATCCGATGGCACATCAATATGACGAGCAGTTAATTTACCGCCACCTTGCAAGCAGGCTTTCATTTGCTGTGCATCAATTTTAGTGGATTCTACTTTATAACCAAAACCATTTAACATGCGTTCTGTGTGGTCACGAGTGGGTGCTGGTTCTAATGCACAGGTTTGACCATCTGCAAATAATCCCGCTAATAAAACACACGACTTAACCTGAGCACTCGCCATTGGTAAAGTGTAGTCAATTGCTTTTAAAGCTTGGCCTTTACCTCGAATAATCATTGGTAAGGTTCCACCTTCTGCTGTTTCTAGTTCAGCACCCATCTCTCTTAAAGGGTCTGTCACTCGTTTCATTGGACGTTTAGATAAGGAGGCGTCACCAATCAGTTCGCAATCAAAATCTTGCCCAGCTAAAATCCCAGCCAACAAACGTGTAGACGTTCCTGAGTTTCCCATATCAAGTGGTTTATTTGGTTTTTTAAGACCTCGCAAGCCAACCCCGTGAATGGTCACATTTCCGTCATTCGGCCCTTCAATTTTTACACCCATTTCGCGGAATGCTTGTAATGTAGCCAATGCATCATCACCTTCTAGAAACCCTGTAACAGTGGTTGTTCCTTCCGCTAATGCACCTAGCATTATACTTCTGTGAGAGATGGATTTATCGCCAGGAACACGTACACGACCTTTAATAGTGCCACCAGGTTGAACTTTGAATTTTACGTTTGCCATAGTATTTAGTATCTTTTAGCGTTTAATTTGAATTGGATTTATTTTAAGCGTAATGACTGTATCATTAGCTTTTATTTACGATGTGTTTATCACGCGCTCTTTTTGCTTCATCAAACAATTGATAAAGGGCATTAGCATCTTTAGCTTCTACAAGCTTGGTTAATTGCTCAATGGCAACACCATAATTTTTAAGCCATTTTACAATGGCTTCTGAGTTGTATATTGCAATATCTCGCCACATCACTGCATCACTCGATGCAATACGGGTAAAGTCTCTAAAACCACCCGCGGTGTATTGAAACACATCACCCAACTCTTCATGCTCGTTCAACATATCTACGAGAGAAAAAGCCAGAAGATGCGGCAGGTGGCTGGTTGCTGCAAATATTTCATCGTGCTGTTGAGCACTCATAACTTCAACTTTAGCCCCTAAAGCTTGCCATAAAGCCTGCACGGTTTCCACAGACGCTTTAGCGGTGTTTTGGTTTGGCGTTAAAATCACACGATGATCTATGTATAAATCTTCATCAGCCGCGGTTACACCACTTTTTTCTTTACCCGCAATAGGGTGACCAGGCACAAAGTTAACAGGTAATTCACCAAACACTTCTAAAGCGGATAAGATCACACTGCTTTTGGCGCTGCCACCATCAGTAATAATGGTGTGTTCAGACAAGTACGGCTTCATTAATTCAAGTGAACTTTTCATTGCACCCAACGGGACAGCCAGAAACACTAAATCACTGTTTTCTACGGCTTCAGCCATATCCAAAGAAAAAGAGTCAATAACACCTAGTTCAATCGCTGTTTGTAAGTTTTGCGGATTCTGACCAAAGCCCATAACCTCGTCTACCAGGCCTGCCTTTTTCAATCCCTTTGCAAAGGAACCGCCTATTAAACCTACGCCAACAATGGTTATTTTCTTTAATGTTTTCAATTTATATCTACTTATGATTGGTCAGCTAGAACAGTTTTTAAAGCGTCTATGAAATGAGCATTTTCAATCTGTGTGCCAATTGATACTCTTAAATACTGCATAATTCCGTAATTGGCG
Protein-coding regions in this window:
- the aroA gene encoding 3-phosphoshikimate 1-carboxyvinyltransferase; this encodes MANVKFKVQPGGTIKGRVRVPGDKSISHRSIMLGALAEGTTTVTGFLEGDDALATLQAFREMGVKIEGPNDGNVTIHGVGLRGLKKPNKPLDMGNSGTSTRLLAGILAGQDFDCELIGDASLSKRPMKRVTDPLREMGAELETAEGGTLPMIIRGKGQALKAIDYTLPMASAQVKSCVLLAGLFADGQTCALEPAPTRDHTERMLNGFGYKVESTKIDAQQMKACLQGGGKLTARHIDVPSDISSAAFFMAAAAVSKDSDLVIEHVGMNPTRVGVVDILKLMGANITLENHHEVGGEPVADIHIQYAPLKGIEIPEELVALAIDEFPVLFVVASTAQGQTVLTGAEELRVKESDRIQVMADALVAVGIDALPTPDGMIINGGVQSVQSAEIQSHHDHRISMAMTIAGINAVSEIVIDDCANVNTSFPTFLSLINEVGMSVTAAEEA
- a CDS encoding prephenate dehydrogenase/arogenate dehydrogenase family protein, with product MKTLKKITIVGVGLIGGSFAKGLKKAGLVDEVMGFGQNPQNLQTAIELGVIDSFSLDMAEAVENSDLVFLAVPLGAMKSSLELMKPYLSEHTIITDGGSAKSSVILSALEVFGELPVNFVPGHPIAGKEKSGVTAADEDLYIDHRVILTPNQNTAKASVETVQALWQALGAKVEVMSAQQHDEIFAATSHLPHLLAFSLVDMLNEHEELGDVFQYTAGGFRDFTRIASSDAVMWRDIAIYNSEAIVKWLKNYGVAIEQLTKLVEAKDANALYQLFDEAKRARDKHIVNKS